The following are from one region of the Coffea eugenioides isolate CCC68of chromosome 2, Ceug_1.0, whole genome shotgun sequence genome:
- the LOC113763583 gene encoding respiratory burst oxidase homolog protein B: MEIASDQGSETESINSGRIGFSGPLVSNKKKSSKKSARFKDEDSYVEITLDVRDDAILLQNIRGTTDQKATSLASQLEKRNSSFGSQLSFNLRNVSQELRRITSSKSFNKVDRTKSGAARALRGLQFINKNVRNEGWSEVESRFHELAVNGMLPKSQFGKCIGMHESTEFADGLFDALARKRCITSPSITKAELHEFWEQITDTSFDARLQTFFDMVDKDADGRITEEEVQEIIMLSAAANKLLKIQEHANEYAALIMEELDPHNLGYIELHNLETLLLEAPHHSTNVSTNSRVLSQLLSQKLKPTKETNPIKRSYRRLSYFIGDNWKRIWVMTLWLSICAGLFTWKFIQYKHRAVFDVMGYCVTTAKGGAETLKFNMALILLPVCRNTMTWLRSRTKLGVIVPFNDNVNFHKVIALGIAIGVGLHAGAHLTCDFPRLLHATDEEYEPLKPFFGDKRPNNYWWFVKGTEGWTGVVMVVLMAIAFTLAQPWFRRNRLKLPTTIKKLTGFNAFWYSHHLFVIVYILFIIHGYFLYLSKKWYKKTTWMYLAVPMVLYACERLIRAFRSGYKTVQISKVAVYPGNVMALYMYKPQGFKYTSGQCIFVNCSDVSPFQWHPFSITSAPGDDYLSIHIRTLGDWTSQLKAVFSKVCQPPTNDTSGLLRADIAPEMNKPRLPRLLIDGPYGAPAQDYKKYDILLLVGLGIGATPLISIVKDVLNNIKQQKEIEEGFAENGLKDIKKKPFATRRAYFYWVTREQGSFEWFRGVMNDVAEHDKEGLIELHNYCTSVYEEGDARSALITMLQAIQHAKNGIDIVSGTRVKTHFARPNWSQVFKHVAVNHADQKIGVFYCGPPSLVADMRQLAQDFSRKTTTKFEFHKENF, from the exons ATGGAGATAGCAAGTGATCAAGGGTCTGAAACAGAAAGTATCAACAGTGGTAGGATAGGATTCAGTGGTCCACTTGTGAGTAACAAAAAGAAGTCCAGCAAGAAAAGTGCAAGATTTAAAGATGAAGATTCCTATGTGGAAATTACACTTGATGTTCGTGATGATGCAATTTTACTCCAAAATATTAGGGGCACCACCGATCAGAAGGCCACATCGTTAGCTAGTCAACTGGAGAAGAGAAACTCTTCATTTGGCTCTCAACTTTCGTTTAATCTCCGAAACGTTTCACAGGAACTGAGGCGAATAACTTCTTCTAAGAGCTTCAACAAGGTCGATAGGACCAAGTCTGGAGCTGCTCGTGCACTTCGAGGTCTCCAGTTTATAAACAAGAATGTAAGAAATGAAGGGTGGTCTGAGGTTGAAAGCCGTTTCCATGAACTTGCAGTCAATGGGATGCTACCAAAATCGCAGTTTGGAAAGTGTATAG GAATGCATGAGTCAACTGAATTTGCTGACGGATTGTTTGATGCTCTAGCTCGAAAAAGATGCATCACATCACCGTCAATAACCAAGGCTGAACTGCATGAGTTTTGGGAGCAGATAACTGACACAAGCTTTGATGCTAGGCTTCAAACCTTTTTTGACAT GGTGGACAAGGATGCAGATGGGCGAATAACTGAAGAAGAGGTACAAGAG ATAATCATGCTTAGTGCTGCTGCAAACAAATTGTTAAAGATCCAAGAGCACGCTAATGAGTATGCAGCTTTGATCATGGAGGAATTGGATCCTCACAACCTTGGGTACATTGAG TTGCACAACTTGGAAACACTACTTCTGGAGGCACCCCATCATTCTACCAATGTCTCGACGAATAGTAGAGTCCTAAGCCAGCTCCTGAGTCAAAAGCTAAAACCAACAAAGGAGACAAACCCCATCAAAAGAAGCTATAGAAGGCTGTCCTACTTCATTGGTGATAACTGGAAACGGATTTGGGTGATGACTTTATGGTTATCAATATGTGCAGGACTCTTCACATGGAAATTCATTCAATACAAACACAGGGCTGTTTTTGATGTTATGGGATATTGTGTCACAACAGCAAAAGGTGGAGCTGAGACACTTAAGTTCAACATGGCTCTAATTCTTTTACCAGTATGCAGAAACACCATGACATGGCTAAGGAGTCGGACAAAATTAGGGGTGATTGTTCCTTTCAATGACAATGTTAACTTCCATAAG GTAATAGCCCTTGGTATAGCTATTGGAGTGGGGCTGCACGCAGGAGCACACTTAACATGTGATTTTCCACGGCTACTTCATGCTACCGATGAGGAATATGAACCATTGAAGCCATTTTTTGGTGACAAGCGACCTAATAACTACTGGTGGTTTGTTAAAGGCACTGAAGGTTGGACTGGTGTGGTTATGGTGGTGCTTATGGCTATTGCCTTCACATTAGCACAACCGTGGTTCCGTAGGAACAGGCTCAAACTTCCAACTACCATCAAGAAGCTCACTGGATTTAATGCATTTTGGTATTCTCACCACCTATTTGTCATTGTCTACATCCTCTTCATTATTCACGGATACTTCCTTTATCTCTCCAAGAAATGGTACAAAAAGACA ACATGGATGTACCTCGCTGTCCCAATGGTACTATATGCTTGTGAGCGATTGATTCGTGCATTTAGGTCTGGCTATAAGACTGTACAAATTTCTAAG GTTGCCGTGTATCCTGGGAATGTTATGGCACTTTACATGTATAAACCTCAAGGATTCAAGTATACTAGTGGGCAATGCATATTTGTAAACTGTTCAGACGTATCTCCATTTCAATG GCATCCCTTTTCAATTACATCAGCACCAGGAGATGATTATCTGAGCATCCACATTCGAACATTAGGTGACTGGACATCACAACTCAAGGCTGTATTCTCCAAG GTATGTCAACCCCCAACAAATGACACAAGTGGCCTCCTCAGAGCTGACATTGCACCAGAGATGAACAAGCCAAG GCTACCAAGGCTCTTGATAGACGGTCCTTATGGAGCACCAGCTCAGGattataaaaaatatgatatcctcctccttgtaggattaggaatTGGAGCCACCCCATTGATCAGCATAGTCAAAGATGTGCTCAACAACATCAAGCAACAAAAAGAGATAGAAGAGGGGTTCGCAGAAAATGGTCTCAAGGACATCAAGAAAAAGCCTTTTGCCACAAGACGAGCATACTTTTATTGGGTAACTCGGGAGCAGGGTTCATTCGAATGGTTTAGGGGAGTGATGAATGATGTAGCAGAACATGATAAAGAGGGACTAATTGAACTTCACAATTACTGCACCAGTGTGTATGAAGAAGGAGATGCTCGATCAGCCTTGATCACAATGCTTCAAGCAATTCAGCATGCTAAAAATGGCATTGACATCGTTTCTGGAACTCGAGTTAAGACGCATTTTGCCAGACCAAATTGGAGCCAAGTTTTCAAGCACGTAGCCGTTAATCACGCTGATCAAAAAATTG GAGTTTTTTACTGTGGTCCACCAAGTCTGGTTGCTGATATGAGACAACTAGCTCAAGATTTCTCTAGGAAAACAACCACTAAGTTTGAATTCCATAAAGAGAACTTCTGA